The genomic interval GCACCCCAGTTTAGGTGCCGGGCCTTGTGGGGGGACACACCGATACAGCGAAAGCAATCGAAGGCGGTGCGGGCCGGTCAGGGGTGTGTGTAAGTTACCGACTCTTTGGTGGCGTTTGAACATGTCACCGCTCTTTGGGGTACGGATAGATTTGTCGAGCCGGCCTACAGACCCCGTCTCGTGAGGTGGGATTGAGTTGTATTGTCTGGTTCTTCAGCCGAAGTTTCGACGAAGCtataactactcttttactCAGCCGGTGGACGCTATGTTGACGGGGTGGCTCATGATTTTTGCAAAGCGGGTAACTTCCGGTGTCAACCACAACTCGTTCACTCAAAGCTCGTGTATCAGAAAGCGCTGTGGTGGCTTTGGGTCGCGAATTCCGTCTCAATCTTCATGCCATAACACGACCGAGAAGCTTAGTCGGCCGCGTCCGTCTGCTGAAGAAAGTTGGCCTTGAGTTGACATGACTAGCGGGGTTGAATTGACAGTTGGGCGGCGGACCCCTCCTGTTCCCACCGtccccccccttcccctaCTAACCGCGGTTCATCCTAGCCTTGAGATGAGGGGCTTGGTCTTCTTGGGCCCAttttctcttcttcctcgtAACGTTATAGCTGATGCTTATAAATCCGAGAGTTTTTTGAGTCAAACAATCCAGATGTGTTTCTCGTTCGTGTTCTTTACTAATTGAGGTCGGGTGGATGTCATGCCAAATAGAAATAGGCAAGCGCTACGGAGTATTTCCGACGAAATTCGAGGAAACTTGGACTCGGGGTGATTGTAGCCAGTCCTGCACGTAAACCATCTCGTCTTCACTTGATACAAAGTTCCCATCATACCTTGGTCCTTGGTACGAATGTTCGTTTGTTTTATTCTCAGTAAAGCCACATGCCAAAGCGGAGTGACTGCTTCAAGTTCTTGAAACAAGGTCCCTTGTTCACCTAAAGGCCTTGATTGAAGGGATCATTGGGTGAGAGCTAGAGCGTCGACTAGTCTCATCTCGTTGGTCGAGTTGGCAAGACGCCGCATACCAAATAACCGAATGTGCGCCTGCAGAAGGCACAGGTTGCGGTTTTCTAAATGCAGGGTTTTTAAGTTCCTACTAGTCTGAGCTCTAGAGCTTCAGAGGAGGGAGGCTGAGCATTGCTCAAGAGGTGAGCCGGGACAGGCTTTTCTACTTCACGTGGACCTATATCGTGGGAGCTTCTCGCTCGAGACTATTTCGGGTCGAATGACGTGCAGTATGGTCTCTTGGTTTTCTAGCTAGCTGAGGCCGATGCGAATCTAGACTTGCAAAAGTTGGTATACGTAGCGGCTTGCACAGCTTCCCTCACGCATAGGTTGAAAGCTATTGGGGAAAGAGTGAGAGGAGGAGTCTGGGAGGTGATCTCTTCCAATCTTAACAATGCGGAGTTACAAACTGTACACATCATACTAACCACACCGAGAATGAAAAACATATCTATCTACTCATAACAGAATCATGAAAAGGGTAATGAATCCCCTTCCGCAACCTTGTGGGGGCGTAAGAAACCCAAAAGGTTGGATAGGTTCCCACATCCTCTCTGCAAGAAATCTCGCCTCAACGATAGAAGAAAGGCAGAAAAAATGCCGACTATATTCACGGCATCTTCCCTTTCCGGCCCAAATTACATCCTGGATTCAGCGGACCCTCTACCTCGGTAAAGTCGAGGGACGAGTAAGCAAGCAGAGGAGTGCCTTCAACTCCCAGGAGTAGGCGAACCCAACGGCTGCTGGTATCGTTGCCAATGATGATGGACTTGCACAAGTCTTCTAGTCAAACGGCAGAGTCTTTGTCTCTCGCGACGCAATGGACACGGCGTTCGTGGGCCAAATCTTTTTGGTCTCACGATCCACAACGAATGTAAATACAGAAAAGACGATTTACTTGAAAGCATAGAACCTGGTCAGCTCGCCGCCCGTTGTTTGCTGGTTCCCTCTCTTCGTACCTCCCGCCCGTGAGAACCTAGAGAGAAAGGGAGGAGATTAAAAGCCCAAGAACCATGGCTACAAGAAAGACTACCCTAGGAACTCAACATCCACACAACACAACCCCCCCTTCCCTGGATCCCAATTTCAAGCTGAATGAAGGACTCAACGTCCTTCTCTACTGTCGTACTTCACGGAGATTCAACACCTGTCCCCAAATCACGAGAACCCCATTCTTGAAGTCGAACTTACCAGCGAGTCCAAACTCTCCAAAGGGTTTCCCACATGAGAACGTCAAAGAGACACACTTTCAAGTTGAGCCACCAAACTCAGACAGACACTTCATACGTTCGTGGCGACAGTAGCATCGCAGCAAAGGGAAGGCGAAAAACACAATCACAGTCgtatcctcttcttcctcgacGGAAGACAATATCAGACGATGATGAAGTGACCTCTACAAGTCTGGACACGAGACGTTATCAATATCATACCTGGcaaacacacacacacacacacacacagcgAGTGAGAACATAATCTTTCTTTTTGTCATTTGTGTCGTTTCATTTCTAATGCCTCCCTCAAAACTCCAAGGCGATGCGGCCAGTGGATATGTTAAACAAAGAAAAGTGGCCAAGATAAGAGAAGGAAgggaagagagaaagagcgAGAGAGAAGATTCCTAATTGCCCTTCCACCCCCTGTCAATGAACCCTCCCCCTTTCCATTCATACGCTTTTAATAACGCGTTTTCCACAACATACCAAGCCCCCTCATACCGCACACCCTTCTGACCATTGCCATCCATGCCTTACACACCATCCCCCCTCACCCTCTATCTACCTGCGGCTCTTCAGAAGCCCCTGCAGGTAACTCGAGAATCCCTTCCTGTCCGTGGACGTTGACATGGACCTCAAAAAGTCGGATCCGTCGATACCCAAGTGCGGGAACAGGGAGGACTGTAGGTGCTGGATAAACATCTCTCCCGTCTTGAGGTAGATGGCCTGCTCGAGGCCGGCGATCTCGTTGAGGACCTGCTTGCTCTGAGCGTCGTTCTGCGGCCTAAAGTTGGGGTCCTGGAAGACTTCCCAGCAGAGCGGGTGGAAACGGTCAATCATGAAGCGGTCGAAGCCCGGGATGGTCGGGTTCGGGGAACCGCTGGGCGCCTCCGGGTTCTCGGCAATCTTTGCGCAGTCAGGTCCGCCCCAGACGACAACCATGCGTGCCAAAACGCTAAAGGCCAACCGGCTGGGCCCAATGTTCTCTGCTACGAGAGTCCTGCCGAGGGTAATGACAGAGTTGATGAGCGACTCGAAGAAACCCTGGTTGGCCTCGCTGATGAAAACGGACTGCAGTTCGTTGTTCAGGATAACCAGCAGGAAGGACAGGTATTCCCTCCGTAACTCGCCAAGCTGGATCTCGTCGTCTGTACCAGTGACTGGTTCGGACAGGCCGGCAAAGATTCTCTGCAGCAGGGGAGTGAGAAGCATGTTCAAGACATTATAAATCTCCGTTTTGAAGCCAAAGACAATCTGGTCAAGGAGTCGTAGGAAAATAGCCATCTCATCCTTGGAGGAACTTTGGGACAGGAATCCTTCAATCCACTGAGGAAGCTGCGGCAGCACAGCGGATCCGAGGACGCCTAGCAACTTAGAGAAGGATGCTCGGCAAGCAGTGCGAATGTCGGTGGAGTTGTTCAACTCGCTCAGGGCAATCAAGATGGCTTCGGCGGCTCTCGAGAATTCATCAGACACAAGCTTGTCCGGGGGCGGCCGGTTCTGGACCGAGGTGCTGCCGGGCTGCCAGTCAGAGAAGCCATGGGCGAGGCGGCCAAGCGCCAGGATGATGTGATGTATTTGGAGAATGGCCTGGGCATCGTTCGCTTTCGCCTTTGGCAGATGGGATTCCATGTCACTGAACAAAGGATTCAACACAAGGCGGGCATAGTATGCCTGTTTGTCTGCAGGTGTGCTTCCAGTCGACGCAATGCAACCAATGGCCTCAAACAAGTAAAGCTGGCTTGTGAACAGGGCGTCCGCAGAGTGATCAGACTCATCTGAGGACATGTCATCGTCTCCGTTACTCTCTGATACCTCAGCCTTGATCGGCAGGAGGTCACTGATGGATTGGATGACAGTTTCTGCCACATTGCCGACCTGGGCTCTGAGGAATTTGACAAATCTCTGGAAAAGGTACCAGGATCGTGTCTTGATGCGCACGTGGTCGTGGTGAACCAGCCGCACAAAGTTCTCGAGGACTTGGGGGATGTACTCTTGGCGGGCGTCAAATACTTGCCAGTACCGGACACAGATCTCCATATACTGGAGCAGAATCGCGGGGTGGGGGAAGTTTGCAATTCCTGTAAAACTGTTAGGCACTTGGCTCGAGTAAATATGAAGGGAATTGACTTACCGGACTCAACCATCTTGGTCACCATGATGGTCAGCCGTTCTGTTGCTGTGCTCGAGGGCTGGCTCTTGGTGCCCAGCCCTTGGTTAGGCAGCGCGAGTTCGCCAAACAGATACATCTCGTGGAGCGCAAGATCCAAATCTCTCCAGTCCATCTGGGACCCTTGCTGGTCAAGCGTTGTGAAGGTCTGTGAAACGAGGTTGCTGAGGACATCGATGTAAAGCTCTTGGTCTACAGCAGCAACAGTCTTTTGGAGAACTTGCAACCGCTTCCGCAGCTCCTGGAACTCGGCCTCATCCGTTTGTTCGTCTTCGTCACCCCAGTTAGAGGTCTCGTCGTAGCGCATCTTCATAATAATGGCGTTAAGAATAGGAGGAAGCATCTCCTTGTAAGAAGCCGGCAGGTTGGCGCCGACCTTTCGCAGGAGGGTAAGGAGGTCGGTCAGAGAGGGGATGACTGTCGAGCAAACCTCGTCGTACTCGTCAGAGAAGAATCGGAGAAGGAAGGGTAGGAAATCGTGAAGATGTTGCTCGGACTTGGCTCTGGTGTCTTCGCTAGCCTGGCCGTCCTCGAGCGCGCGCACAATATCAGCCATGACGGTGTTAACGAGCTTAGCGACAGCCTCGGCAAGATCGGTATCGTATTGGGGCGTAGACTTGAGCTCGCTCAGAGGGGCGCTGGCGATGAGCTGAGCCACGATATCGCGCAGGTTGAGGAACGAGATGAGTTCCATCTTCTCGGGGCCCCTCATCTTCTTGCCCACAATCTCGGTGAGAGTGTCAATGGCGGCGTCCCGAACCTTGTCCTCGCTGCCAGATCGATTTGTCCGTCCAACGACAGGAAGCAAAAGGTTGAGCATTTCCTGGTTCACAATCAAGGAAATGTCCATCCAGCTGATCCATTTACCAATGACCTTGAGAATCATCTCAACAATCACATCACTCTGGCTCGAGTACTGCGCCAGCAAGTCCTTCCATGACTGAGCAATCTTCTGGACGTCACGCTCTCGCAGCTGATCCTTCAAGTCGGTATTGCGCTTCGCGTCGTTGCTATTGCGCGTCAACAGCATGTCGGCAATCTCGTCGTGGACAGAGCCAATGATTCGCAAGTAGAGAACGACACCGGCCGTGTTATTGGGGCTGCTGGCAATGGCCAAAAAGTCGTCGATGAAGGACTCCCAGCCATCGTTGTAGAGGAAGACGAAGAGGTAGGTAAGGGTCTGCGAGAGCTTATTCTGCAGGTGGGAGGGGTCGACCTGGTCTTGCAGGTTCTGGCCGTAGATGTTGCGGACGTATTCGAGGAGGTTGTCCTTTAGCCACGAGAGGCTGTTGCGGTCGAGGCCTTGTGTGTAAATCGCATAATTAACAACTTCCAAGCAGAAGAGGCGGACGACCTCGGAAGGGCGTTGTAATCTGGTGAAGAGGGTGGTGCAGACCTGCCAGCCTTGGGGGTCGGCTCGCAGCTGGTTCAGGTAGTCGAAAGCTTGTTGCTTGAGGTTTTG from Colletotrichum lupini chromosome 2, complete sequence carries:
- a CDS encoding exportin 1-like protein codes for the protein MDLVAHGPELTPPVAQIENAVEAAFNVGSDQNLKQQAFDYLNQLRADPQGWQVCTTLFTRLQRPSEVVRLFCLEVVNYAIYTQGLDRNSLSWLKDNLLEYVRNIYGQNLQDQVDPSHLQNKLSQTLTYLFVFLYNDGWESFIDDFLAIASSPNNTAGVVLYLRIIGSVHDEIADMLLTRNSNDAKRNTDLKDQLRERDVQKIAQSWKDLLAQYSSQSDVIVEMILKVIGKWISWMDISLIVNQEMLNLLLPVVGRTNRSGSEDKVRDAAIDTLTEIVGKKMRGPEKMELISFLNLRDIVAQLIASAPLSELKSTPQYDTDLAEAVAKLVNTVMADIVRALEDGQASEDTRAKSEQHLHDFLPFLLRFFSDEYDEVCSTVIPSLTDLLTLLRKVGANLPASYKEMLPPILNAIIMKMRYDETSNWGDEDEQTDEAEFQELRKRLQVLQKTVAAVDQELYIDVLSNLVSQTFTTLDQQGSQMDWRDLDLALHEMYLFGELALPNQGLGTKSQPSSTATERLTIMVTKMVESGIANFPHPAILLQYMEICVRYWQVFDARQEYIPQVLENFVRLVHHDHVRIKTRSWYLFQRFVKFLRAQVGNVAETVIQSISDLLPIKAEVSESNGDDDMSSDESDHSADALFTSQLYLFEAIGCIASTGSTPADKQAYYARLVLNPLFSDMESHLPKAKANDAQAILQIHHIILALGRLAHGFSDWQPGSTSVQNRPPPDKLVSDEFSRAAEAILIALSELNNSTDIRTACRASFSKLLGVLGSAVLPQLPQWIEGFLSQSSSKDEMAIFLRLLDQIVFGFKTEIYNVLNMLLTPLLQRIFAGLSEPVTGTDDEIQLGELRREYLSFLLVILNNELQSVFISEANQGFFESLINSVITLGRTLVAENIGPSRLAFSVLARMVVVWGGPDCAKIAENPEAPSGSPNPTIPGFDRFMIDRFHPLCWEVFQDPNFRPQNDAQSKQVLNEIAGLEQAIYLKTGEMFIQHLQSSLFPHLGIDGSDFLRSMSTSTDRKGFSSYLQGLLKSRR